In Apium graveolens cultivar Ventura chromosome 10, ASM990537v1, whole genome shotgun sequence, the following are encoded in one genomic region:
- the LOC141689199 gene encoding UPF0481 protein At3g47200-like isoform X1, whose product MEPTSSFKGRINKNYSPNDIEKYWDWIHSVDATLGLLRSRPWDASTYRVPNKLRAIKHEAYTPQMVSIGPYHRDKPDLRAMEEFKWRYMLAFVDRVVISDTENTQRKEVNSESKEHSPEILALHKCSKIVSELEEEARAWYAEDMNLDKHQLVEMLLVDGCFILELFLRCKVTDMPKTNDDLHVPPQDQVPFVSLAGNFTMVQTLAHDLMLLENQIPYVILQKLFNIIQSSKQTSNDMFLDMLLSEYAIWFFNSAPMLHYKFLEITILIDDTCTHLLDLLHDACFFSFKKLPSNYYHKNWGFKRCATELLQSGFKITFGNRLLIVDIGFDAGEISIPQVIVDKSSDTLFRNLIALEQTSFGRQAITSYVKLMRSLIRSPEDAYLLERAGIIITSDEVEDASAFFKSLCREVVFVDFYFEALCDDVENYQIPLWRWRRVKGYFSIMWFRWKESVKDLEREYFRNKWSLIAFLAASFVIVLALVQTFYAVRAYYPPYH is encoded by the coding sequence ATGGAACCAACGTCTAGTTTCAAAGGGAGGATAAACAAAAATTACTCCCCTAATGATATAGAAAAATATTGGGATTGGATACACTCTGTTGATGCGACACTAGGTCTACTAAGGAGCAGACCATGGGATGCAAGTACTTATAGGGTTCCCAATAAGCTTCGAGCAATAAAACACGAAGCATACACACCTCAAATGGTATCTATTGGTCCATATCATCGAGATAAGCCTGACTTGCGAGCTATGGAGGAGTTCAAATGGCGATACATGTTGGCTTTTGTTGATCGAGTGGTAATATCGGATACAGAAAACACGCAAAGAAAGGAAGTTAATAGCGAGTCTAAGGAGCACTCCCCTGAAATATTAGCATTACATAAGTGTAGCAAAATCGTATCTGAACTGGAAGAAGAGGCTCGAGCGTGGTATGCTGAAGACATGAATTTAGACAAGCATCAGCTAGTGGAAATGTTACTTGTTGATGGTTGTTTTATACTTGAACTCTTCCTCAGGTGCAAAGTGACAGATATGCCAAAGACTAATGATGACCTTCATGTACCTCCGCAGGACCAAGTCCCGTTTGTATCGCTAGCAGGTAATTTCACTATGGTACAAACTTTGGCTCATGATTTAATGCTACTTGAGAACCAGATCCCATATGTCATTCTGCAAAAGCTTTTTAACATAATACAAAGTTCGAAGCAAACATCTAATGACATGTTTTTAGACATGTTGCTTTCAGAGTACGCCATTTGGTTTTTCAACTCTGCTCCGATGTTACATTATAAATTCTTAGAAATTACAATACTGATTGATGACACCTGCACTCATTTATTGGATTTGTTGCACGATGCTTGCTTCTTCAGCTTCAAGAAGTTACCCTCAAATTACTACCACAAAAATTGGGGTTTCAAAAGATGTGCAACGGAACTCCTACAGTCTGGCTTTAAAATTACATTTGGTAATAGATTGCTCATAGTGGACATAGGTTTTGATGCGGGAGAGATATCTATCCCACAAGTGATCGTAGATAAATCCAGTGATACATTGTTTAGGAATCTTATTGCTTTAGAGCAGACTAGCTTTGGCAGACAGGCTATTACCTCGTATGTTAAACTTATGCGCAGTTTAATTCGTTCCCCGGAAGATGCTTATTTACTTGAACGAGCAGGTATCATCATTACATCAGATGAGGTAGAGGACGCCTCTGCTTTCTTTAAGAGTTTATGCAGAGAAGTTGTTTTCGTAGACTTCTATTTTGAAGCTTTGTGCGATGATGTTGAAAATTATCAAATCCCTCTCTGGAGATGGCGCAGAGTAAAGGGATATTTTAGTATTATGTGGTTTAGATGGAAAGAATCTGTTAAGGACTTGGAACGAGAATATTTCAGAAATAAATGGAGTTTAATAGCATTCTTGGCTGCATCTTTTGTAATCGTTCTTGCTCTCGTGCAGACTTTCTATGCTGTTCGTGCCTACTATCCTCCGTACCACTGA
- the LOC141689199 gene encoding uncharacterized protein LOC141689199 isoform X2, translating to MEPTSSFKGRINKNYSPNDIEKYWDWIHSVDATLGLLRSRPWDASTYRVPNKLRAIKHEAYTPQMVSIGPYHRDKPDLRAMEEFKWRYMLAFVDRVVISDTENTQRKEVNSESKEHSPEILALHKCSKIVSELEEEARAWYAEDMNLDKHQLVEMLLVDGCFILELFLRCKVTDMPKTNDDLHVPPQDQVPFVSLAEMTSLPKGFAIGASRKLRAKKQTHVKPDPKAKDPTPAVTPSPPPKIIDTTVLDIPEKEDAPLKRQKTVPDDQFFVLGYLSASSVGDFTKDEVRG from the exons ATGGAACCAACGTCTAGTTTCAAAGGGAGGATAAACAAAAATTACTCCCCTAATGATATAGAAAAATATTGGGATTGGATACACTCTGTTGATGCGACACTAGGTCTACTAAGGAGCAGACCATGGGATGCAAGTACTTATAGGGTTCCCAATAAGCTTCGAGCAATAAAACACGAAGCATACACACCTCAAATGGTATCTATTGGTCCATATCATCGAGATAAGCCTGACTTGCGAGCTATGGAGGAGTTCAAATGGCGATACATGTTGGCTTTTGTTGATCGAGTGGTAATATCGGATACAGAAAACACGCAAAGAAAGGAAGTTAATAGCGAGTCTAAGGAGCACTCCCCTGAAATATTAGCATTACATAAGTGTAGCAAAATCGTATCTGAACTGGAAGAAGAGGCTCGAGCGTGGTATGCTGAAGACATGAATTTAGACAAGCATCAGCTAGTGGAAATGTTACTTGTTGATGGTTGTTTTATACTTGAACTCTTCCTCAGGTGCAAAGTGACAGATATGCCAAAGACTAATGATGACCTTCATGTACCTCCGCAGGACCAAGTCCCGTTTGTATCGCTAGCAG AAATGACTTCCCTTCCAAAGGGATTCGCAATTGGAGCTTCCAGAAAGTTGAGAGCCAAAAAGCAGACTCATGTGAAACCTGATCCCAAAGCTAAGGATCCTACTCCTGCTGTGACACCTTCCCCTCCGCCAAAAATCATCGACACCACAGTGTTGGACATCCCTGAGAAGGAGGACGCGCCCTTAAAACGTCAAAAGACTGTTCCTGACGACCAATTTTTCGTTCTCGGATATCTGAGCGCGTCCTCGGTTGGCGACTTTACAAAGGATGAAGTCAGGGGTTAG